A genomic window from Bdellovibrionota bacterium includes:
- the galE gene encoding UDP-glucose 4-epimerase GalE, with translation MADTFLITGSSGYVGSHFVKFFAQAGRRVVGLDLVPPPSLLTPYLASHAVADMADERAVERLCGSNRVTAVIHCAAKCLVGESVERPDLYMDHNFARARKLAEAIERSGVGTFLFSSTAAVYGEPKSTPILDSHPRKPINPYGESKRRFEDHLIEREKTGGLHVGIFRYFNAAGADPGKELGESHDPETHLIPNAIRTALGLRTSFDLFGTDYPTRDGTCERDFIHVWDLADAHLRLVDRMKGGGAGGVYNLGTGRGFTVKEVLDEIDRQAKTKLSRRMRPRRPGDPAVLVADPSKAKKELGWTPKFSDLSTIVSSALSWHRSSGDS, from the coding sequence ATGGCGGATACTTTCTTGATCACCGGTTCGTCGGGTTACGTCGGGTCCCATTTCGTCAAATTCTTTGCCCAAGCCGGGCGCCGCGTGGTGGGATTGGATTTGGTTCCGCCACCCTCGCTTCTTACACCTTATCTTGCGTCTCACGCCGTGGCCGACATGGCCGACGAAAGAGCCGTTGAACGGCTTTGCGGATCCAATCGCGTCACCGCCGTCATCCATTGCGCGGCCAAATGCCTCGTGGGCGAATCGGTCGAAAGGCCCGACCTCTATATGGACCACAATTTTGCGCGAGCGCGGAAATTGGCCGAGGCCATCGAGCGGTCCGGCGTCGGAACATTTCTTTTTTCATCCACGGCCGCCGTCTATGGGGAACCGAAATCCACTCCTATATTGGATTCCCATCCCCGCAAGCCGATCAATCCGTATGGAGAAAGCAAACGACGGTTCGAGGATCATTTGATCGAACGAGAAAAAACGGGGGGACTTCATGTCGGCATTTTTCGGTATTTCAACGCCGCCGGGGCCGACCCGGGAAAGGAGCTGGGGGAAAGTCACGATCCCGAGACTCATTTGATTCCGAACGCGATTCGAACCGCTCTCGGCTTGCGGACGTCCTTCGATCTCTTCGGCACGGATTACCCGACGCGGGACGGAACTTGCGAGAGAGATTTCATCCACGTGTGGGATCTGGCCGACGCCCACCTCCGTTTGGTCGACCGTATGAAAGGCGGAGGCGCGGGCGGCGTCTACAATCTCGGCACCGGACGGGGGTTTACGGTGAAAGAAGTTCTCGACGAAATCGACCGCCAAGCAAAAACAAAGCTGTCCCGGCGGATGCGGCCCCGCCGCCCGGGGGACCCCGCCGTCCTGGTCGCCGATCCGTCCAAAGCAAAAAAAGAACTCGGCTGGACGCCGAAATTTTCGGACCTTTCGACCATCGTCTCATCCGCGCTGTCCTGGCACCGCTCATCCGGAGACTCCTGA
- a CDS encoding FAD-dependent oxidoreductase, which translates to MAGRILILGAGPTGIGAALRLQELKRNDFLVLEASDHAGGLASSFVDEKGFTWDVGGHVQFSHYHRFDQAMEEALGPDGWLYHERRSYVWIEDTFVPYPFQNNIRYLTEASRDRCLAGLEKAARNAKNAKSAKRPKNFREWILTAFGQGIADLFLFPYNFKVWAYPPETLDYQWIGERVSVADVDRVKENIRLRRDDVSWGPNNTFRFPKFGGTGAVWRALVKKIPDGQIRFKTEVTRVDLDRREIELRSGEEISYDHLLSTIPMDELSRLTGEGALMKSARQMIYSTSNIVGVGLKGECPDHLAEKCWMYFPESNCPFYRVTLFSNYSPNNVPDIRRYWSLMTETSESNHKPVSQDRLIEDTIQGLLNTKLIQNRSQVVSTWKFRAAHGYPIPFLKRDGVLKDIQGRLMKKGVYSRGRFGAWKYEVSNQDHSFMQGVEAVNHIVSGKPEVTYNDPAFVNRGTKI; encoded by the coding sequence GTGGCGGGCAGGATTCTCATTCTGGGCGCGGGACCGACGGGAATCGGAGCCGCGCTTCGGCTTCAAGAACTCAAGCGGAACGATTTCCTTGTATTGGAGGCGAGCGACCACGCCGGGGGACTGGCCTCTTCGTTCGTCGATGAGAAGGGGTTTACGTGGGATGTCGGCGGCCATGTTCAGTTTTCGCACTACCATCGTTTCGATCAAGCGATGGAGGAAGCGCTCGGCCCGGACGGCTGGCTTTATCACGAGCGGAGATCGTACGTTTGGATCGAGGACACGTTCGTTCCGTATCCTTTTCAAAACAACATTCGGTATTTGACGGAGGCTTCGCGAGACCGCTGCCTGGCCGGCCTTGAAAAAGCGGCCCGGAACGCAAAGAACGCAAAGAGCGCTAAAAGACCCAAGAATTTTCGGGAGTGGATCCTAACTGCCTTCGGTCAGGGAATCGCGGATCTGTTTCTCTTCCCCTACAACTTCAAAGTGTGGGCGTATCCACCGGAAACGTTGGATTACCAATGGATCGGGGAGCGGGTGTCCGTGGCGGACGTGGATCGCGTGAAGGAGAATATCCGGCTGCGGAGGGACGACGTCAGCTGGGGACCCAACAACACCTTCCGATTTCCCAAGTTCGGCGGTACCGGAGCGGTCTGGCGGGCGCTGGTGAAGAAGATTCCCGACGGCCAAATACGGTTTAAGACCGAAGTGACGCGGGTCGATCTCGATCGCCGTGAAATCGAACTTCGATCGGGAGAAGAGATTTCGTACGACCATCTCCTCTCGACGATTCCGATGGATGAACTCTCGCGGCTGACCGGGGAGGGCGCTCTCATGAAATCAGCCCGTCAGATGATCTATTCGACGTCGAACATCGTAGGCGTCGGACTTAAAGGGGAGTGCCCCGATCATCTGGCGGAAAAATGTTGGATGTATTTTCCGGAATCCAATTGCCCGTTTTATCGCGTGACCCTCTTTTCGAATTACAGTCCGAATAACGTGCCGGACATCCGGCGCTACTGGTCGCTCATGACGGAAACGTCGGAGTCAAACCACAAGCCGGTTTCACAAGATCGCCTGATCGAGGATACGATCCAGGGACTTCTCAACACGAAGCTGATTCAGAATCGCTCTCAAGTCGTGAGCACCTGGAAGTTTCGCGCCGCGCACGGATATCCCATTCCCTTCCTGAAGCGGGACGGCGTTTTGAAGGACATCCAGGGCCGACTGATGAAGAAGGGGGTTTATTCTCGCGGGCGTTTTGGGGCCTGGAAATACGAAGTGTCCAACCAAGACCATTCGTTCATGCAAGGGGTGGAAGCCGTCAATCACATCGTTTCGGGCAAACCGGAAGTCACGTACAACGATCCGGCTTTCGTCAACCGAGGGACGAAGATTTAG
- a CDS encoding glycosyltransferase family 2 protein, translating to MASKPGLSLVMPCYNEEACVEEVVSSWITEIQKRLRDFEMVVVNDGSKDRTAEILHRMESRFGELRVLTQENRGHGPALLNGYRSARGEWIFHTDSDNQFVPEDFWKLWGVRDRSPYVMGIRMHRDDPWHRLLLSRTLRWIGFILTGIRVHDINIPFKLIRRDLLGKILLAIPGDTFAPSILLAIGAHRLGVKITEIGVRHLPRKTGQTVLKPWKLAKSCARAFRQLRRFCVEFRPAARAG from the coding sequence GCGTCGAGGAGGTCGTCTCCTCCTGGATCACGGAGATTCAAAAGCGGCTCCGCGATTTTGAGATGGTGGTGGTCAACGACGGATCGAAGGATCGGACGGCGGAGATCCTTCATCGGATGGAGTCGCGATTCGGCGAGCTAAGGGTTCTCACACAGGAAAACCGGGGCCATGGTCCGGCGCTCTTGAATGGATATCGTTCCGCCCGGGGAGAATGGATTTTCCACACCGACAGCGACAATCAGTTCGTGCCGGAGGACTTTTGGAAACTATGGGGCGTTCGAGATCGATCGCCGTACGTTATGGGAATTCGCATGCACCGTGACGATCCTTGGCATCGCCTATTGCTTTCGCGGACCCTTCGGTGGATCGGCTTTATTCTCACCGGCATTCGCGTTCATGACATCAATATCCCGTTCAAGTTGATCCGAAGGGATCTGCTGGGGAAGATCTTGCTCGCCATCCCCGGCGACACGTTCGCCCCGTCCATTTTGCTCGCCATCGGTGCGCATCGTCTGGGCGTCAAAATCACTGAAATCGGTGTTCGGCATCTCCCGCGGAAAACCGGGCAGACGGTTCTTAAACCTTGGAAGCTTGCGAAATCGTGCGCGCGGGCGTTTCGTCAGCTCCGGCGGTTTTGCGTGGAATTTCGGCCGGCGGCACGGGCGGGGTGA